Proteins encoded in a region of the Candidatus Korarchaeum sp. genome:
- a CDS encoding hydroxymethylglutaryl-CoA reductase, degradative, giving the protein MRTSRIPGFYNLPMDERLEIVKEFAGLTDEEVEVLREGKLPREVADHMIENVIGLYSLPFAIATNFLINGKDYLIPMVIEEPSVVAAASNAAKMARDSGGFEAEATDSIMISQIQVVKVPDLEEAIRRIMAEKDKLIAAANEMDPLLTRLGGGARDLEVRVVGTEAGPMLIVHLLVDTLDAMGANTVNTMAEGLAPTIERLTGGKVYLRIISNLADRRLARAKAKFSKAAIGGEEVVEGIMWAYRFAKYDPYRAATHNKGIMNGIIAVALATGQDTRALEAGAHSYAARSGKYTTLTNYWVDDNGDLWGSIELPLAVGTVGGVVRVHPIAKIALKILGVERARELAMVMASVGLAQNFAALRALATEGIQAGHMKLHARNIAMSVGASPSEVDEVVERMIRERKINFERAKQILEEMRSGKKA; this is encoded by the coding sequence ATGCGTACTTCCAGGATACCCGGGTTCTACAATCTCCCGATGGATGAGAGGCTGGAGATAGTTAAGGAATTCGCTGGCCTGACCGATGAAGAAGTTGAGGTACTGAGAGAGGGTAAGCTCCCCAGGGAAGTCGCTGATCACATGATAGAGAATGTCATAGGCCTCTACTCCCTCCCCTTCGCTATAGCTACTAACTTCCTGATAAACGGGAAGGATTACTTGATCCCCATGGTAATAGAGGAGCCCAGTGTAGTAGCTGCCGCTAGTAATGCAGCTAAGATGGCGAGGGATTCCGGGGGCTTCGAAGCGGAGGCCACTGATTCAATAATGATATCTCAGATACAGGTAGTCAAGGTCCCAGATCTCGAGGAGGCGATCAGGAGGATAATGGCCGAGAAGGACAAGCTGATAGCAGCTGCTAATGAGATGGATCCCCTACTGACTAGACTCGGAGGAGGGGCTAGGGATCTCGAAGTTAGAGTCGTGGGCACTGAAGCCGGGCCTATGCTCATAGTCCACCTATTAGTGGATACTTTAGATGCGATGGGGGCTAATACTGTCAATACAATGGCTGAGGGCCTAGCCCCAACCATAGAGAGGTTAACGGGGGGGAAGGTCTATTTGAGGATAATATCGAATTTAGCTGATAGAAGGTTGGCTAGAGCTAAAGCCAAGTTCTCGAAGGCGGCGATAGGAGGGGAGGAAGTCGTCGAGGGGATAATGTGGGCCTACAGGTTCGCTAAATACGATCCTTACAGGGCTGCTACACACAATAAGGGGATAATGAACGGTATAATAGCTGTAGCACTGGCGACAGGCCAGGACACTAGGGCTTTGGAGGCTGGGGCTCACAGTTATGCAGCTAGGAGCGGGAAGTACACTACCCTCACTAACTACTGGGTGGATGATAACGGGGACCTCTGGGGTAGCATAGAGCTCCCATTAGCAGTGGGAACTGTTGGAGGTGTCGTTAGAGTCCATCCTATAGCTAAGATAGCCCTGAAAATATTAGGAGTTGAGAGAGCAAGGGAATTAGCTATGGTAATGGCTTCAGTTGGCTTAGCTCAGAACTTCGCAGCTCTGAGGGCTCTGGCTACGGAGGGCATACAAGCTGGTCACATGAAGCTCCACGCTAGGAATATAGCTATGTCAGTAGGCGCTTCCCCGAGCGAGGTCGATGAGGTCGTTGAGAGGATGATAAGGGAGAGGAAGATAAACTTCGAGAGGGCTAAGCAGATACTGGAGGAGATGAGGAGTGGGAAGAAAGCTTGA
- the menC gene encoding o-succinylbenzoate synthase: MGRKLEIFLVEMPLLAPFEISSGVSERRQCVIVRLEEDGLVGWGEAPADSQPFYSYETSETAFYIIKEFLSKPLMEAKDPNEFLNKVRNVRGHQMAKAGAEMALWDLEAKKASIPLWKLLGGVREEIESGVSVGIQRSVDELLRIVSSYLDEGYRRIKLKIKPGWDKDIVGAVRREYPDIKLQVDANAAYRLQDWPSLKELDKYELLMIEQPLDYDDLVDHSILAKMLKTPICLDESIKKPEDSYKAYRLGSCSIINLKPARVGGLLNSKIIHDFCESVGMPIWIGGMLETGIGRGHLVAAATLPNVKFPNDISASSRYYEEDIVDPPWELTSRGTIRAPGAPGIGVEVLEEKLRKFSLRSWSSS, encoded by the coding sequence GTGGGAAGAAAGCTTGAGATATTCCTAGTGGAGATGCCACTCTTAGCTCCTTTCGAGATAAGCTCTGGGGTGAGCGAGAGGAGGCAGTGCGTGATAGTGAGGCTGGAGGAAGACGGCTTAGTCGGCTGGGGGGAGGCTCCAGCTGATTCCCAGCCTTTCTACTCATATGAGACATCGGAGACAGCCTTCTACATAATAAAGGAATTCCTTTCGAAGCCCTTAATGGAAGCTAAGGATCCAAATGAATTCCTGAATAAAGTTAGGAATGTCAGGGGGCATCAGATGGCGAAAGCTGGTGCTGAAATGGCCCTCTGGGATCTGGAAGCCAAGAAGGCTTCAATTCCATTGTGGAAGCTGCTGGGTGGTGTTAGGGAGGAGATAGAGAGCGGTGTCAGCGTGGGGATACAGAGGAGCGTGGATGAGCTCCTTAGGATAGTTTCCTCCTACTTGGATGAGGGATACAGGAGGATAAAGCTTAAGATAAAGCCCGGATGGGATAAGGATATAGTTGGGGCCGTTAGGAGGGAATATCCGGATATAAAGCTCCAGGTTGATGCTAACGCAGCTTACAGGCTCCAGGACTGGCCCTCCCTAAAGGAACTGGATAAATATGAGCTCCTGATGATAGAGCAGCCCCTGGATTACGATGATCTAGTCGATCACTCCATCCTCGCTAAGATGCTCAAGACGCCCATATGCTTGGATGAATCCATAAAGAAGCCTGAGGATTCCTACAAAGCTTACAGGCTTGGCAGTTGCTCAATAATAAACTTGAAGCCAGCTAGAGTCGGGGGCCTCCTCAACTCCAAGATTATACATGATTTCTGCGAGAGCGTCGGCATGCCAATCTGGATAGGGGGAATGCTCGAGACTGGGATAGGCAGGGGCCATTTGGTGGCTGCAGCCACCCTCCCGAACGTGAAGTTCCCTAATGACATATCAGCCAGCAGCAGATATTACGAGGAGGATATAGTCGATCCCCCCTGGGAGCTGACATCCAGAGGTACTATAAGAGCTCCTGGAGCCCCAGGAATAGGAGTTGAAGTTCTCGAAGAGAAATTGAGGAAGTTTTCCCTCAGATCCTGGTCTAGCTCTTGA
- a CDS encoding MarC family protein: MCIEEVGISAIQIFAILNPISVIPIFLSLTEGRDEGEVRRIVGVVSVAIFIMMSIFSLAGELILKLMGISVRGLKIGGGAILMVLAVDMLQGMPRTKSVEEEELAIVPLSTPLLVGPGTMTTILLLSNKYSGTYGYLCSSLILTLASALVTVASYLILRNSGKLRKVLGVNGLRGLGRFMAIIVAATAADMISSGILDFIKS; encoded by the coding sequence ATGTGCATAGAGGAGGTCGGTATCTCAGCGATCCAGATATTCGCTATACTGAACCCCATAAGCGTGATACCTATCTTCCTCTCCCTGACCGAGGGCAGGGATGAGGGCGAGGTGAGGAGGATAGTGGGGGTCGTCTCGGTAGCTATCTTCATCATGATGTCCATATTCTCCTTAGCCGGGGAGCTAATCCTCAAGCTCATGGGGATAAGCGTCAGGGGGCTCAAGATAGGGGGAGGCGCTATACTCATGGTGCTAGCGGTCGATATGCTCCAGGGGATGCCGAGGACTAAGAGCGTCGAGGAAGAGGAGCTCGCTATAGTTCCTCTATCCACTCCCCTGCTAGTAGGTCCCGGGACCATGACGACAATACTCCTCCTATCCAACAAGTACTCCGGGACTTACGGTTACTTATGCTCCTCCCTCATCCTGACCCTAGCCTCGGCTTTAGTTACGGTAGCTAGTTACTTGATACTCAGGAACTCGGGGAAGCTCAGGAAAGTCCTGGGGGTCAACGGTCTGAGGGGGCTCGGTAGGTTCATGGCCATAATAGTGGCTGCGACGGCAGCGGATATGATCTCCTCCGGTATCCTAGATTTCATCAAGAGCTAG
- a CDS encoding manganese efflux pump MntP family protein: protein MDTLLTSISLALDCFSVSISNSACPNYVRKDALTYATSFGFFQSFMLLSGYSFGLLLESYIRAFDHWIAFLLLLFAGVNMMRGNEVKSAMLLILSIATSIDALSVGIALSLLGLEIITPSLVAGGSSFLLTIAGYCLGSRLRGMGDKSEKVGGLILIAIGVKILMEHTLG from the coding sequence ATGGATACCCTACTCACATCCATCAGCTTGGCCTTGGACTGTTTCTCAGTATCTATCTCAAACTCCGCTTGCCCCAATTATGTGAGAAAGGATGCGCTCACTTACGCGACATCCTTCGGTTTCTTCCAATCCTTCATGCTCCTCTCCGGTTACTCCTTCGGGCTCCTCTTGGAATCTTACATACGGGCTTTCGATCACTGGATAGCCTTCCTGCTCCTCCTTTTCGCTGGGGTAAATATGATGAGGGGAAATGAGGTGAAATCTGCCATGCTACTCATCCTATCGATAGCTACTAGCATAGATGCCCTATCAGTCGGGATAGCCCTCTCCCTCTTGGGCCTAGAGATAATAACGCCTTCCTTGGTAGCCGGAGGCTCATCCTTCTTGCTCACGATAGCTGGCTACTGCTTGGGCTCGAGGCTGAGGGGGATGGGGGATAAATCTGAGAAAGTAGGGGGGCTAATATTAATAGCTATAGGAGTTAAGATCCTGATGGAGCATACATTGGGGTGA
- a CDS encoding superoxide reductase yields the protein MEMFRTQDWKTEKHVPVIEIVERKEDQVTVRVTVGKEIPHPNTTEHHIRWISLYFWPEGENYPFEIGKADFNAHGESTQGPNTSTVYTEPVAHFTFKTKKKGKLIAFSFCNIHGLWRNEEPLP from the coding sequence ATGGAGATGTTCAGGACCCAGGATTGGAAGACCGAGAAGCACGTCCCTGTCATAGAGATAGTCGAGAGGAAGGAGGATCAAGTTACAGTGAGAGTGACTGTCGGGAAGGAGATACCCCATCCGAATACCACTGAACACCACATAAGGTGGATCTCCCTCTACTTCTGGCCCGAGGGTGAGAACTACCCGTTTGAGATAGGGAAGGCAGATTTCAACGCTCACGGGGAGTCGACCCAGGGACCAAACACGAGCACAGTTTACACCGAGCCGGTAGCTCACTTCACTTTCAAGACTAAGAAGAAGGGGAAGCTCATAGCCTTCAGTTTTTGCAATATACACGGCCTCTGGAGGAACGAGGAACCCCTCCCATAA
- a CDS encoding AEC family transporter, whose translation METVNSLNATLYVLLSLLLGYSLIYTNLLRRGEESVIFKYVMYVGMPALAFTSLSKVQLDMGFLRASLSYALSMALISLSIFLLSKVLGWGRERAYLLILIANFGNTGFFGIPFVSLAFGQGRPLQLSIFLWVLTFLFATFVGIPMLESLRGGSYAIRALRNPLPISVILGLSASILKLSLPQPISLFLDSLASTASPLALISIGASIPGLSSIRKSKISLFLLKTFISPALSMIIGLILHLEIVELSVLVIMSAMPVAIFLGVFSNEYEFYKEEVVAQIALTSISAPIYLNLWLYLLSAL comes from the coding sequence GTGGAGACCGTAAACTCTCTTAACGCCACATTATACGTGCTGCTCTCACTCCTCTTAGGCTACTCCCTCATATACACAAATCTCCTGAGGAGAGGAGAGGAGAGCGTCATCTTCAAGTACGTTATGTATGTGGGAATGCCTGCCTTAGCTTTCACGAGCCTCTCGAAGGTGCAGTTAGATATGGGCTTCCTGAGGGCATCCCTCTCCTATGCACTATCCATGGCGCTGATTTCCCTCTCGATATTCCTCCTCTCTAAGGTCCTGGGATGGGGGAGGGAGAGAGCTTACCTCCTCATACTGATAGCTAACTTCGGAAACACTGGCTTCTTCGGTATACCTTTCGTAAGCTTGGCTTTTGGGCAGGGGAGACCGCTCCAGCTCTCAATATTCCTATGGGTCCTCACCTTCCTCTTCGCTACTTTCGTAGGGATACCGATGCTCGAGAGCCTCAGGGGAGGTAGCTACGCGATTAGAGCCCTGAGGAATCCCCTCCCCATCTCAGTGATCCTCGGGCTATCTGCATCGATCCTAAAATTGAGCCTCCCCCAGCCCATCTCACTCTTCCTAGATTCATTAGCTTCTACAGCATCTCCCTTAGCTCTGATATCTATAGGAGCATCAATTCCGGGCTTAAGTTCCATAAGAAAATCTAAGATATCTCTTTTCCTCTTGAAGACTTTCATATCTCCGGCCCTCTCGATGATAATAGGCCTCATCCTCCATCTTGAGATCGTAGAGCTCAGCGTCCTCGTTATCATGAGCGCCATGCCAGTAGCTATTTTCCTAGGTGTATTCAGCAATGAGTACGAGTTCTATAAGGAGGAGGTAGTAGCTCAGATAGCCCTTACCTCGATCTCAGCCCCGATATACCTCAACTTATGGCTCTACTTACTCTCAGCCCTTTAA
- the larA gene encoding nickel-dependent lactate racemase produces MNLIRREKSFSIYPFHETGETLRISVPYGKELIWADIPESRLMGVFEINEPEVTGDVVEEALRNPIGRKLEDYDARRVLIAVNDATRLIPTPMILDRVLRRVRGEVRVIVATGSHRAPTEEEYRDIILGHHYDSLRGRTIAHDAKRSEFLDLGETSRGTPILVNKEVFESDLLITISSVEPHYFAGYSGGRKMFAPGLCMYETIEKNHRMALLPEAALGKLDGNPVHEDLEEIAKAIAERVPIFSVNTAISGGSEVWAARAGDPFESFYSIVREVERYYSIYLPREAEIVVAVAPGQMGIDLYQSQKALEAAKLVTKGGGIIILVAPCWDGIGPRNFYDLLTSGTREEVKRRIWDYKLGYHKAAKFLDVLERFDVYAVTDLDEEVLRRIGIRPFRSLQEALNEALSNVSGEVAVLPEASVCIPRLKG; encoded by the coding sequence ATGAATCTCATAAGGAGGGAGAAAAGCTTTTCAATTTATCCTTTCCATGAGACAGGTGAGACCCTGAGGATAAGCGTCCCTTACGGAAAGGAGCTTATTTGGGCTGATATCCCTGAATCCAGGCTCATGGGGGTCTTCGAAATAAATGAGCCTGAAGTAACTGGGGATGTCGTGGAGGAAGCCCTGAGGAATCCGATAGGGAGGAAGCTGGAGGATTACGATGCTAGAAGAGTGCTAATTGCAGTGAACGATGCTACTAGGCTCATACCGACTCCAATGATCTTGGATCGCGTATTGAGGAGGGTTAGAGGGGAAGTCAGGGTGATAGTGGCGACTGGCTCCCACAGGGCGCCTACTGAGGAGGAGTACCGGGATATAATACTTGGGCACCATTACGATAGCTTGAGAGGAAGGACTATAGCTCATGATGCTAAGAGGAGCGAATTCCTTGACTTGGGAGAGACTAGCAGGGGGACTCCGATCCTAGTGAATAAGGAAGTGTTTGAGAGCGATCTACTGATCACCATAAGCTCTGTAGAGCCTCACTACTTCGCAGGTTACAGCGGGGGGAGGAAGATGTTCGCCCCAGGCCTCTGCATGTACGAGACCATAGAGAAGAACCATAGAATGGCTTTACTCCCGGAAGCAGCCCTCGGAAAGCTAGATGGCAATCCGGTGCACGAGGATCTGGAGGAGATAGCTAAGGCTATAGCTGAGAGAGTCCCCATATTCTCTGTAAATACTGCGATAAGCGGGGGCAGCGAAGTATGGGCTGCGAGAGCTGGCGATCCCTTCGAATCCTTCTACTCAATAGTTAGGGAAGTGGAACGTTACTACTCAATCTACCTCCCCAGGGAGGCTGAGATAGTAGTGGCTGTAGCCCCAGGGCAGATGGGCATAGACCTCTATCAATCGCAGAAAGCCCTAGAAGCAGCTAAGTTAGTGACTAAGGGCGGGGGGATAATAATATTAGTGGCCCCCTGTTGGGACGGCATAGGCCCCAGGAACTTCTACGATCTCCTCACTAGCGGGACTAGGGAGGAGGTGAAGAGGAGGATATGGGACTACAAATTGGGTTATCATAAGGCAGCTAAGTTCTTGGATGTCCTGGAGAGGTTCGATGTTTACGCTGTCACTGATCTCGATGAGGAAGTTCTTAGGAGGATAGGGATAAGGCCCTTCAGGAGCTTGCAAGAGGCTTTGAATGAGGCCCTATCCAATGTGAGCGGGGAGGTAGCTGTCCTCCCCGAGGCCAGCGTTTGCATCCCCAGGTTAAAGGGCTGA
- a CDS encoding DUF2848 domain-containing protein, producing MRFILLHRDGEVEQLDLQIRKVILGGWTGRNREEVLSHIEELRKLGIPEPDRVPSFFPVPSNLLCSSSSIQVVGGRTNGEVEYVLFIEGKKPAYVTVGSDHTDREVERISVHLSKLLYPKVVAPVLWSYEDVRDHWDELKLSMEVDGSIAQESKVSSIIHPEKLLEVCDDCVIFSGSIKWKDGTLRFGERYRISIEDPVLGRSISFSYEAIRIH from the coding sequence ATGAGATTCATCTTGCTCCATCGGGATGGGGAGGTAGAGCAGTTAGATCTCCAGATAAGGAAAGTGATACTCGGGGGATGGACCGGGAGGAACAGGGAAGAGGTCCTCTCCCACATAGAGGAGTTGAGGAAACTCGGTATCCCTGAGCCGGATAGAGTACCCTCTTTCTTCCCCGTGCCCTCCAACCTCCTCTGTTCCTCGAGCTCGATACAAGTAGTGGGCGGTAGGACAAACGGTGAGGTAGAGTACGTCCTCTTCATCGAGGGAAAAAAGCCAGCTTACGTGACTGTGGGGAGCGATCACACTGATAGGGAAGTTGAGAGGATCAGCGTTCACTTATCGAAACTCCTCTATCCTAAGGTAGTTGCCCCGGTCTTATGGAGCTATGAGGATGTGAGGGACCATTGGGACGAGCTGAAGCTATCGATGGAAGTGGATGGCTCTATAGCTCAGGAATCGAAAGTATCTTCGATAATACATCCTGAGAAGCTCCTAGAGGTTTGCGATGATTGTGTCATCTTCTCAGGATCTATAAAGTGGAAGGATGGCACCCTGAGGTTCGGTGAGAGGTACAGGATATCTATAGAGGACCCGGTGCTCGGGAGGTCTATATCATTCTCATATGAGGCCATCAGAATACACTAA
- a CDS encoding DUF4392 domain-containing protein, translated as MSSEHVCEGIDRLITVDVSGRGVIYKLYEAARSQSGKPLTLSAAESIRERLKEGDTVIITTGFRVLPGMIQETDGPLGAASIAKALAHLKAKPVIVIERESFGIMRAALTSLGLREARNIEELGGYSYILMSFPYEISEAEEEAERIVSEYNPSIFLSIEKAGMAGNGRYHTMRGYDITDFHIKVEALLERAKKNGALTVAIGDGGNEVGMGNIREVVERNVPNGERIAAISTVDRLICAAVSNWGGYGLSAALSMMEGVKEALHTPEQEEMMLKSILEAGAVDGVTGKREESVDNIPMKVHSSIIRILEGLIKK; from the coding sequence ATGAGCTCCGAGCATGTCTGCGAGGGCATAGATAGGCTGATCACTGTAGATGTGAGCGGTAGAGGTGTAATATACAAACTGTACGAAGCAGCCAGATCTCAATCCGGGAAGCCCCTCACACTGAGCGCGGCTGAATCCATAAGGGAGAGGTTGAAGGAGGGCGATACGGTGATAATAACGACGGGCTTCAGGGTGCTCCCCGGTATGATACAGGAGACTGATGGGCCCTTGGGCGCCGCTTCGATAGCTAAAGCTCTAGCTCATCTAAAAGCCAAGCCGGTGATAGTGATAGAGAGGGAATCTTTCGGGATAATGAGGGCAGCCCTCACTTCCCTAGGATTGAGGGAAGCTCGAAATATTGAGGAGCTTGGAGGATATTCTTACATCCTTATGAGCTTCCCATATGAGATTTCAGAAGCTGAGGAGGAAGCTGAGAGGATAGTCTCTGAATACAATCCTTCTATCTTCCTCTCGATAGAGAAAGCCGGTATGGCTGGGAACGGGAGGTACCACACGATGAGGGGTTACGATATAACTGACTTCCACATAAAGGTAGAGGCTCTACTCGAGAGGGCCAAGAAGAACGGGGCTCTCACTGTGGCGATAGGGGATGGGGGTAATGAGGTTGGGATGGGTAACATAAGGGAAGTTGTCGAGAGGAACGTCCCGAACGGGGAGAGGATAGCCGCTATATCGACTGTGGATCGATTGATATGCGCTGCAGTCAGCAATTGGGGAGGATACGGTCTCTCAGCTGCTCTCTCGATGATGGAAGGGGTGAAAGAAGCACTTCACACACCGGAGCAAGAGGAAATGATGCTCAAGAGTATCCTGGAGGCTGGAGCTGTCGATGGAGTCACAGGGAAGAGGGAGGAATCCGTGGACAATATACCGATGAAAGTGCACTCCTCGATCATCAGGATACTGGAGGGCTTGATCAAGAAGTGA
- a CDS encoding aspartate/glutamate racemase family protein: MRIGLIVPSSNTTMEIEFREMLPEGFSLHTARMRLKEVTVRGLEEMEREAEYEALKLKDAGVDIIGYGCTSGSLIRGVGHDEILERRLESVSGVPAVATSGAVLRALRALEIRRVAVATPYIDEINEKEEEFLEKNGFEVVDLRALRLKNNLEIGRVSKETLISLVEGLRHEGADGIFISCTNLPTIKAIDHLERKIGKPVFSSNTATLWAMLRRLGYKEPISGYGKLLLI; this comes from the coding sequence ATGAGGATAGGTCTGATAGTCCCCTCCTCCAATACCACGATGGAGATAGAATTCAGGGAGATGCTCCCCGAGGGATTCTCGCTACACACAGCTAGGATGAGGCTCAAGGAGGTGACAGTGAGAGGGCTCGAGGAGATGGAGAGGGAGGCTGAGTATGAAGCTCTGAAGCTCAAGGACGCTGGAGTGGACATAATAGGTTATGGTTGCACGAGCGGGAGCTTGATAAGGGGAGTTGGGCACGATGAGATCCTGGAGAGGAGACTGGAGTCCGTTTCAGGTGTCCCAGCTGTAGCCACTTCGGGAGCTGTCCTGAGGGCCCTCAGGGCACTAGAGATAAGGAGAGTAGCTGTGGCCACTCCATACATAGATGAGATAAATGAGAAGGAGGAGGAATTCCTGGAGAAGAACGGGTTCGAAGTAGTCGATTTGAGGGCGTTGAGACTCAAGAATAACCTTGAGATAGGGAGAGTCAGTAAGGAAACTCTGATATCTTTAGTAGAGGGGCTGAGGCATGAGGGGGCTGATGGAATATTCATAAGCTGCACTAACTTACCCACGATAAAAGCTATAGATCATTTGGAGAGGAAGATTGGAAAGCCAGTTTTCTCGAGCAACACAGCTACTCTATGGGCTATGCTCAGGAGGCTGGGGTATAAGGAGCCGATTTCGGGTTACGGGAAGCTCCTCCTGATATAA
- a CDS encoding ABC transporter ATP-binding protein produces MVLLEVRDLEVAYGETQVLWGVSLAVEKGEITCLVGSNGAGKTTTLRAISGVLPIKRGKVYFSGEDITGLEPHKRVELGIAHIPEGRRLFPDMKVIENLKAAAYTKEARKHFNDSLEFVFNLFPRLKERREQLARTLSGGEQQMLAIARGLMLRPKILMIDEMSLGLAPKVVADLFKLIKDLRESGYTILLVEQNVRQALLHSDKGYVLETGRIVKVGSSKELMADPDVKKAYLGM; encoded by the coding sequence ATGGTTTTGTTAGAGGTTAGAGACCTTGAGGTCGCTTATGGTGAGACCCAGGTCCTCTGGGGGGTTTCTCTAGCAGTTGAGAAGGGTGAGATAACTTGTTTAGTTGGGAGTAACGGGGCTGGGAAGACCACCACACTTAGAGCTATCTCAGGAGTGCTACCGATAAAGAGAGGTAAGGTATATTTCTCGGGGGAGGATATAACTGGGCTGGAGCCCCATAAGAGGGTGGAGCTCGGGATAGCTCACATCCCGGAGGGGAGGAGGCTCTTCCCAGATATGAAAGTTATAGAGAATTTGAAGGCAGCCGCCTACACTAAAGAAGCTAGGAAGCATTTCAATGACTCCCTGGAGTTCGTCTTCAATCTTTTCCCCAGGCTGAAGGAGAGGAGGGAGCAGCTAGCTAGGACCCTGAGCGGAGGGGAGCAGCAGATGCTAGCTATAGCCAGGGGCCTCATGCTGAGGCCTAAGATATTGATGATTGATGAGATGAGCTTAGGCTTAGCTCCCAAGGTAGTGGCTGACTTATTCAAGCTGATAAAGGACCTGAGGGAGAGTGGTTACACTATACTCCTGGTCGAGCAGAACGTCAGGCAGGCTCTACTCCACAGCGATAAAGGTTATGTCCTCGAGACCGGGAGGATAGTGAAAGTAGGGAGCAGTAAAGAACTCATGGCAGATCCTGATGTCAAGAAGGCTTACTTAGGTATGTGA
- a CDS encoding ABC transporter ATP-binding protein, whose protein sequence is MRVLRVDNVTKRFGGLVALRNVTMEVNEGEILGLIGPNGAGKTTLLNVITGYLKPEEGKVIYMGKDITGLPPYKITPLGIARTFQIVKPLSNMTVLENVLTGAFMKHKRLEEALEKSKTALDIVGLSDKSDLLAGSLNVVEKKRLELARALVLEPKLLLLDEVAAGLNPVEIEGMISLLKKLNSEGITMVVIEHVMKFIMGLVDRLVVLHYGEKIADGPKEEVSNDPKVIEAYLGGIE, encoded by the coding sequence ATGAGAGTGCTTAGAGTGGATAACGTGACTAAGAGGTTCGGTGGCCTAGTCGCTTTGAGGAACGTGACGATGGAAGTGAATGAGGGGGAGATATTGGGATTAATAGGCCCTAACGGGGCTGGGAAGACCACTCTGCTCAACGTGATCACTGGATACTTGAAGCCCGAGGAGGGAAAGGTCATCTACATGGGAAAGGACATCACGGGGCTGCCCCCATATAAGATAACGCCTCTTGGCATAGCCAGGACATTCCAGATAGTCAAGCCTCTATCTAACATGACTGTCCTCGAGAACGTGCTCACTGGAGCTTTCATGAAGCACAAGAGATTAGAGGAAGCTTTAGAGAAGTCAAAAACTGCGTTAGATATTGTAGGGTTATCTGATAAGTCAGATCTGCTTGCGGGATCCCTCAATGTAGTGGAGAAGAAGAGACTGGAGCTTGCGAGGGCATTAGTGCTCGAACCGAAGCTCCTCCTCTTAGATGAAGTAGCGGCAGGCCTAAACCCAGTTGAGATAGAGGGGATGATCTCATTGCTCAAGAAACTCAATTCCGAGGGGATAACTATGGTAGTCATAGAGCACGTTATGAAGTTCATAATGGGGCTCGTTGATAGGCTCGTCGTGCTTCACTACGGGGAGAAGATAGCCGATGGGCCGAAGGAGGAGGTATCGAATGATCCTAAGGTCATAGAGGCATATCTAGGCGGTATAGAGTAG